Within Sphingomonas piscis, the genomic segment TGCGTCGGCGCGGGGCCGTTCACCAGCATTGCGCGCATTTGCTCGGCAATCGGCCGAACGCTGTCCGGAGTCGCGCCCGGCCCCATCAAAGCGCCGTAGAAGGGTAGCGCATCAACCACCATCAGTCGGCCGACCGCCTCCGGGTGCCGCGTGGCAAGCATCGTTCCGATCAGCCCACCCATCGAGTGGCCGATTACCGCACTGCCGCGAAGCTTCTCGGCCGACAGATAGGCGGCCAGCTCCTCGACGATGCCGTCCAGCGTGCCCGGCCGGCGGTTCACCTCGGCTGCGGGGCTGCCGAAGCCGTTCACCTGAACAAGCAGCACGCGGTGCCTTTTGGCGAGCTCCGGCACGATGCCGCTCCACACGTCCCGTGGCGTTGCGAGGCCGGGGATCAGCACCACCGGCTTACCTTCTCCGATGCTCTGCACCGAGATGCGGGAGAGTTGGTGAAGCGTGGGCAGTGTCGGCGCGGCGTTCGCCGACTGCGAGCCGAGGCTGGCGATCAGGACGACGAACAGGATGAAGATGACCATGCGCATGATGGATATCCTTGAAGATGGTGGGTCAGGCCCGCCTGGTCGGGGAGATGAAGATCTCCTCGATCGGCAGCTCGAACAGTTCGGCGATCCGGAAAGCCAGCGGCAGGGACGGGTCGTACTTCCCCGTCTCGATCGCGTTGACGCTCTGGCGCGACACCTCAAGCTTGTCCGCCAAGTCGCCCTGGCTCCAGTTGCGCTCGGCGCGCAGCACCTTCAGTCGGTTCAGCATGCCCGGTCCCTCCGGAACAGCCGGCCGACACCAAGGCCGAGCGCCCAGACGGGCACGACCCAATAAGCATCGATGCGGGGCGCAAGATCGAAAGCGTTGAGGAAGCCGTAGAGTGTGCCCACCGTCAACAGGAACCCCGTGGCGAGCAGCGCCTGCTCAACGAGCAGCATGCGCAAATATTCGTCCGTCTCCTCACGCAACAGGAGAACCATGGCGCGGATGATGAACATGACCGGGGTCGCAACGATAATCGCCAGGACGATCCGCACGGCTGGCGGAGGCGCATAAGAATGGGCGAATGCAATCGTTCCGAACAGGGCAGCGACATAGACCATTGAGGCGATCACGACCCGCCGATTGTAGGCGCGCATCGCCTTGGAGTTCATGCCGCACTCGGCCTGGGCACGCTGCACGGAGCGCACCAGCGGAAACAGCAACAGGAATGAGGCGAGGAACAGGGCGATGCCCGGCCAGCCGGGGATTACGCCCGTCTTTGCCAACAATCCGCTGCCGAACGTCGCAACGAAATAGCCGGCGATCCAAAGCCGTGCGGATGTGGCCGGCGCAAGAGAGGTGCTCATGCAAGTGTCCTTCACAGTTAGTAAAGTAGACTT encodes:
- a CDS encoding alpha/beta fold hydrolase; the encoded protein is MRMVIFILFVVLIASLGSQSANAAPTLPTLHQLSRISVQSIGEGKPVVLIPGLATPRDVWSGIVPELAKRHRVLLVQVNGFGSPAAEVNRRPGTLDGIVEELAAYLSAEKLRGSAVIGHSMGGLIGTMLATRHPEAVGRLMVVDALPFYGALMGPGATPDSVRPIAEQMRAMLVNGPAPTQAPPGMSSSEAGRAKVLSWLKESDAATVGEAMVEDATTDVSANLPKLAAKPITILYAVPSPERAELVKALYGKAYAGLPTARLVPVADSAHFIMLDQPAVFAAEVKRFLP
- a CDS encoding helix-turn-helix transcriptional regulator, encoding MLNRLKVLRAERNWSQGDLADKLEVSRQSVNAIETGKYDPSLPLAFRIAELFELPIEEIFISPTRRA